A region of the Candidatus Thermoplasmatota archaeon genome:
ACGAGGTGGATAAAACGATAAAAAGAGATCTGGCAATTTCTCTTTATCAGAGGGGGGCTATTTCACTGGGTAAAGCAAGAAAATTGGCTGGCTTGGAAAAATGGGAATTCTTAAAAGAGCTGGAAAAAAGAAAAATTCCCCGGCATTATACAAAAAGAGAATTGAAGGAGGATATAGAATTTGCCAAAAGTGGTTAGCAATTCCTCACCTTTGATTCATTTAGCAAAAATAAAAAAGATTGATTTATTGAAAGAGTTATTTGGGAGGGTAATCGTTCCGCAAGCGGTATATAACGAATGTACCATTGAATCTTTTAAGGAAACAAAGCAGATAAAAG
Encoded here:
- a CDS encoding UPF0175 family protein — its product is MMRIEIPEDILSSIKIPRNEVDKTIKRDLAISLYQRGAISLGKARKLAGLEKWEFLKELEKRKIPRHYTKRELKEDIEFAKSG